GCTTCGAGGTGGTAGAAGCTGCGCTCGGTGATCCGGGCGGCGATCTCCGCGCCGGAGCCGTAGAAGACGGGCGCCTCGTGGACGACGACGAGCCGGCCGGTCTTCTCGACGGAGCTCTGGATGGCGTCGAAGTCGATGGGGGACATGGAGCGCAGGTCCAGGACCTCGACCGACTTGCCCTCCTCCTGGGCGGCCGCGGCCGCTTCCAGGCAGACCTTGACCATCGGGCCGTACGCGACGAGCGTCAGGTCGCTGCCCTCGCGGACGGTGACGGCATTGTGGAGCGGGCCGGGGATGGACTCGGTGTCGACCTCGGCCTTGTCCCAGTAGCGCCGCTTGGGCTCGAAGAAGATGATCGGGTCATCGCTCTGGACGGCCTGCTGCATCATCCAGTAGGCGTCGCTCGCGTTGGACGGCGAGACCACCTTCAGTCCTGCCACGTGCGCGAAGAGGGCCTCGGGGGACTCGCTGTGGTGCTCCACCGCGCCGATGCCGCCGCCGTAGGGGATGCGGACGACGACCGGCAGCTTGATCTTGCCCAGCGCGCGGGCGTGCATCTTCGCGAGCTGCGTGACGATCTGGTCGTACGCGGGGAAGACGAAGCCGTCGAACTGGATCTCCACGACCGGGCGGTAACCGCGCAGGGCCAGGCCGATCGCGGTGCCGACGATGCCGGACTCGGCGAGCGGGGTGTCGATCACCCGGTCCTCGCCGAAGTCCTTCTGGAGGCCGTCGGTGATACGGAAGACGCCGCCGAGCTTCCCGACGTCCTCGCCCATGATGAGGACCTTGGGGTCGGTGTCGAGGGCCAGACGCAGCGACTCGTTGAGCGCTTTCGCGATGGACATCTTTTCCACGGCCATGGCTACTTGCCCTCCTCGGCGGAGTCTGCGAACGATGCCTGGTAGGCGGCGAACTGGGCACGCTCCTCGTCGACGAGGGAGTTGCCGTCGGCGTAGCCGTGCTCGAACAGGGAGAGCGGCTCCGGGTCGGGCATCGCCCGTACGACCTCGCGTACGCGCTTGCCGAGCGTCTCGCTCTCCGTCTCCAGCTCGGTGAAGAACGCCTCGTCGGCGAGCTTCTCCTTCTCCAGGTACGTGCGCAGGCGCAGGATCGGGTCCTTGGCCTCCCAGGCGGCGCGCTCGTCGTCGGCCCGGTACTTCGTCGGGTCGTCGGAGGTGGTGTGGGCACCCATGCGGTACGTGAACGCCTCGACCAGGGTCGGGCCCTCACCCCGGCGGGCGCGCTCCAGCGCGGAGCGGGTCACGGCCAGACACGCGAGTACGTCGTTGCCGTCGACCCGGACGCCGGGGAAGCCGAACCCCTGCGCGCGCTGGTAGAGCGGCACGCGGGTCTGGCGCTCGGTGGGCTCGGAGATGGCCCACTGGTTGTTCTGGCAGAAGAACACGACCGGGGCGTTGTAGACGGCGGAGAAGGTGAACGACTCCGCGACATCGCCCTGGCTGGAGGCACCGTCACCGAAGTACGCGATCACGGCCGAGTCCGCGCCGTCCTTGGCGACGCCCATGGCGTAGCCGGTGGCGTGCAGGGTCTGCGAGCCGATGACGATCGTGTACAGGTGGAAGTTGTTGGCCGTCGGGTCCCAGCCACCGTGGTTCACCCCACGGAACATGCCCAGCAGGTTGGTGGGGTCGACCCCGCGGCACCAGGCCACACCGTGTTCCCGGTAGGTCGGGAAGACGTAGTCGTCGTCGCGCAGCGCCCGGCCGCTGCCGATCTGCGCGGCCTCCTGGCCCAGCAGCGAGGCCCACAGGCCCAGCTCGCCCTGGCGCTGGAGGGCGGTCGCCTCGGCGTCGAAGCGGCGGGTGAGGACCATGTCCCGGTACAGGCCGCGCAACTCGTCGGCGCTCAGGTCGATGCTGTAGTCGGGGTGTTCCACCCGCTCGCCCTCGGGCGTCAGCAGCTGCACGAGCTGGGGCTCGGAACTCTGCGGCTTCTTCGCGGCGCTGGTCCGCTTACTGGCGCGTCGCGGTTTACGCGCGGCGGCAGTGCTCTCCACGGTCACGTGCGTGCTCCTCCGTCGGTCCGGCCCCCGGGGTCTGCCGGGAAACCAGTGCGGCTCGCCTGTGTCCGGACCCGTGCACGGGGTGGGTGCTTCTCGGCCGGGATACAGGCGTGACAGGTGCCCCGGCGAGCGCCCTGTCATAGGCACGTTACCCAGTGCATCGCATAACTGCGAAACCCTATCTGACCTGCGTTTTTGCTTGGATTTCCAAGTAAATCGAAAAAATCACGAAGCTCTGCTGGTCACAGCACTGGTAACAGCCTTGCAGGCCGCCGGAACAACGGCACGTTATCCCGCGGATCAGCGGCTGGGAAGAGCGGAGGAGAGGGGAGTGTGTGAGACTGCGACCGTGCGCGAAGATGGAAAAATCACCGTATTTCTGCTGGACGATCATGAGGTCGTCCGGCGTGGCGTCCACGAGCTGCTCTCCGTGGAACCCGATATCGAGGTGGTCGGCGAGGCGGGTACGGCTGCCGACGCCCTGGTCAGGATCCCGGCGACGCGCCCCGATGTGGCGGTTCTCGATGTCCGGCTGCCCGACGGCAGCGGGGTGGAGGTGTGCCGGGAGGTCCGTTCGCTGGACGAGAACATCAACTGCCTGATGCTCACCTCGTACGCCGATGACGAGGCGCTTTTCGACGCGATCATGGCCGGTGCGTCGGGTTATGTACTGAAGGCGATCCGGGGCGATGAACTGCTCAATGCCGTACGGGACGTCGCCGCCGGAAAATCCCTGCTGGACCCGGTCGCGACCGCCCGGGTGCTGGAGCGGCTGCGTGACGGCGGCACCGCCAAGGGCGACGAGCGGCTCGCCAACCTCACCGAGCAGGAGCGCAAGATCCTGGATCTGATCGGGGAGGGGCTGACCAACCGGGTCATCGGGGAGCGGCTGCACCTCGCCGAGAAGACGATCAAGAACTACGTCTCCAGCCTGCTGTCCAAGCTGGGCATGGAGCGCCGCTCGCAGGCGGCCGCCTACGTCGCCCGGCTCCAGGCCGAGCGGCGCTGAGCCGTGGGGCCGAGGGACTTTGGTCCCGGCCCACCCGGGGCCGGGGACTCTTACCCGGCCCCTACGCGTACCGGACAGTGGACCGTATGCCCTCCGACGAAACCCCCGCGCCCACGGCGATGGAGCTGCTCCGCCGGGTCCCGTACGGCCGTCTCGCCACCAGCATGCGCGCCCTGCCGTTCCTGGCGGTGGCCCGGCACATCGTGAGCGACGGCCGCATCCTGCTGCGGATGCACCGGGGCTTCGGCTATCACGAGGCGTGCGACGGGAGCGTCGTGGCCTACGGGGCGGACAACTACAACGCGGCCGTACCGGGCAGCGGCGGGGACCTGTGGTCGGTGCAGTTCACCGGGCCCGCCGAGATCGTCCACCCCTGCCCCGAACAGGCGGAACTCTTCGGCGCCGCGCCCGCCCTCGCCAACGGTGAGCCCTTCGCGCCGGCCTATCTCCGGGTCGACCCGCATTTCGTCACGGAGCACACTCTTGACTTCAGCGCAAGTCAGCTTGTCCGCCACGCAGCGTGATCTACCATTTGGTAAGTGCCGCGCTCATATGTAACCCGCCCACCAGTTCCTCCGGTCGGCGAGGTCCTGCGCCGCTACCCGGACGTGGGGGAACCGCTCGCCTGCGAGCCGATCACCAAGGGCCTGCTGAACCACGGATACCGCGTGTCCACCACCCGCGGCTCCTACTTCCTCAAGCACCACCTCGACAAGAAGCACATCGACGACGCCACCGGTGAACGCGCCACGATCGCGCGCCAGCACCGCGCCACCCAGCGTCTGGCCTCCCTCGGTGTGCCCGTCGTCCCGCCGCTGACCGACACGGAGGGCACCACGGTCACCGTGATCGGCGACCGCTGCTACGCCCTGCACCCCTGGGTCGACGGACTGCACCGGGTCGGATCCCAGCTCACCCCCCACCAGTCGCGGCGTCTCGGGACGCTCCTCGGAGCCGTACACACCGCTCTTGAGCAGGTCATGCCGCCGGACGGTGAAACCGGGCCCGCGGAGGGGCCGTTACCCGCCGGCTACGGCAGTCCGCATGCCTCCGACACCTTCGCGCTGATCGACGAACTCCTCGCCGCGGCACGGGGGCAGCGGCCCCGGGACACCCCGCGCGACGCCTTCGACGAGCTCGCCGTGCACCGGCTCGTGGAGCGCCGGGTGCTGCTGGAGCGCCATGCGCACCGCAGGCCGCCGACGCCGGACGGCCCCGCCACCGGATGGGTGCACGGGGACTTCCATCCGCTCAACCTGCTCTACCGGGGCACCGATCCGGTCGCGATCGTGGACTGGGACCGGCTGGGGGTGCAGCCGCGCGCCGAGGAGGCGGTGCGGGCGGCGGCCATCTTCTTCGTGCAGCCGGGCGGGGAGCTGGACCTGGCGAAGGTACGGGCATACGCCCGCGCCTACCGGCGTGCGGCGGGGGCGGGGGCCGCCGAGCTGGCCGCCGCCGTGCACCGGGTGTGGTGGGAGCGGCTCAACGACTTCTGGATACTCCGCTGGCGCTACCGCCTGGACGACCGAAGGGCCGACCCGCAGTTCCCTGCGGTGTCGGCCCTGGTGGTCTG
This DNA window, taken from Streptomyces griseus subsp. griseus, encodes the following:
- a CDS encoding pyridoxamine 5'-phosphate oxidase family protein codes for the protein MPSDETPAPTAMELLRRVPYGRLATSMRALPFLAVARHIVSDGRILLRMHRGFGYHEACDGSVVAYGADNYNAAVPGSGGDLWSVQFTGPAEIVHPCPEQAELFGAAPALANGEPFAPAYLRVDPHFVTEHTLDFSASQLVRHAA
- a CDS encoding response regulator; translation: MREDGKITVFLLDDHEVVRRGVHELLSVEPDIEVVGEAGTAADALVRIPATRPDVAVLDVRLPDGSGVEVCREVRSLDENINCLMLTSYADDEALFDAIMAGASGYVLKAIRGDELLNAVRDVAAGKSLLDPVATARVLERLRDGGTAKGDERLANLTEQERKILDLIGEGLTNRVIGERLHLAEKTIKNYVSSLLSKLGMERRSQAAAYVARLQAERR
- the pdhA gene encoding pyruvate dehydrogenase (acetyl-transferring) E1 component subunit alpha is translated as MTVESTAAARKPRRASKRTSAAKKPQSSEPQLVQLLTPEGERVEHPDYSIDLSADELRGLYRDMVLTRRFDAEATALQRQGELGLWASLLGQEAAQIGSGRALRDDDYVFPTYREHGVAWCRGVDPTNLLGMFRGVNHGGWDPTANNFHLYTIVIGSQTLHATGYAMGVAKDGADSAVIAYFGDGASSQGDVAESFTFSAVYNAPVVFFCQNNQWAISEPTERQTRVPLYQRAQGFGFPGVRVDGNDVLACLAVTRSALERARRGEGPTLVEAFTYRMGAHTTSDDPTKYRADDERAAWEAKDPILRLRTYLEKEKLADEAFFTELETESETLGKRVREVVRAMPDPEPLSLFEHGYADGNSLVDEERAQFAAYQASFADSAEEGK
- a CDS encoding alpha-ketoacid dehydrogenase subunit beta; amino-acid sequence: MAVEKMSIAKALNESLRLALDTDPKVLIMGEDVGKLGGVFRITDGLQKDFGEDRVIDTPLAESGIVGTAIGLALRGYRPVVEIQFDGFVFPAYDQIVTQLAKMHARALGKIKLPVVVRIPYGGGIGAVEHHSESPEALFAHVAGLKVVSPSNASDAYWMMQQAVQSDDPIIFFEPKRRYWDKAEVDTESIPGPLHNAVTVREGSDLTLVAYGPMVKVCLEAAAAAQEEGKSVEVLDLRSMSPIDFDAIQSSVEKTGRLVVVHEAPVFYGSGAEIAARITERSFYHLEAPVLRVGGYHVPYPPARLEDEYLPGLDRVLDAVDRSLAY
- a CDS encoding phosphotransferase; protein product: MPRSYVTRPPVPPVGEVLRRYPDVGEPLACEPITKGLLNHGYRVSTTRGSYFLKHHLDKKHIDDATGERATIARQHRATQRLASLGVPVVPPLTDTEGTTVTVIGDRCYALHPWVDGLHRVGSQLTPHQSRRLGTLLGAVHTALEQVMPPDGETGPAEGPLPAGYGSPHASDTFALIDELLAAARGQRPRDTPRDAFDELAVHRLVERRVLLERHAHRRPPTPDGPATGWVHGDFHPLNLLYRGTDPVAIVDWDRLGVQPRAEEAVRAAAIFFVQPGGELDLAKVRAYARAYRRAAGAGAAELAAAVHRVWWERLNDFWILRWRYRLDDRRADPQFPAVSALVVWWTREYEAVCAAFTE